The window GGAAAACTTCCTTTGGGATTGAAGTGCTCGGCGAGTTGATTATTCTGGTCTTCCAGCCCTTTAGGCAACTGGTTCTTTTTGGAACGGGGGAAATCTGCATTGACCAACAAAAGATGCTCATCGGCATACTGCAGGAAAAGGGAGTCGTTGAAAACCTCCTTCTTCAACCGGATGCAGGGTATGCACCAGTCTGATCCCGAAAAGTTGAGCAGGATGAGCTTTTGCTCCGTATTTGCCCGGGCCTTGGCCTTCGCAAAGTCCGTTTCCCATCCACTACTGATTCCCCAGGCATTTGCCGAAAGGGCCAGAACCATCAATAACCTTAGCATAGAAACGTTTTTCCGAATGTAGGCCTATTATAACCTGTAGCTATATGACTTTTGTCACATTAACATCTGATTTACCAGTGTCAATTAACTGTTAAACCGGTAAAAATCCCGGATACACCATCAAAACAATGAAATTTACAGCTTGCAATAATCCAGTTCCGGACGCTATAAAACCATTGGATCAGTTACTTGTCAACTTTGGCTTACCTCCTTTTTACCGAATCCATCGCTGCGCCTGGTGACATGGGGTCAGCGGCTATTACAGGCAATGAAGGCATTATAGCCATGGGTTGTACTCCTGCATCACCTCTTATTCAAATAACCTTTACCAGCCTGGTCCAATGATAGTAGGGAATGATTTTGGAAATGACCTCCCGGGAATTATCTTTAGGAATGGCACTACAGCCTTAAAACCAAATACCCCATACTTGGCATGCCTGTTATATCGACCAATAGATGCATACTCCGGGAATTAGGTCCAGATGATGCCGCAGCTTTATTTGAATTGAATAATGACCCGGAGGTATTGTTGTTCACAGGTGATGAGCCCTTTGCATCTGAAGCAGCAGCCCGTCGGTTCATCGAAGAATATGACCAATACCAGAAATTTGGCTACGGCAGGTGGGCCGTTATTGAAACAAACAGCGGTAATTTCCTTGGCTGGTGCGGACTGAAATACCACCCGGAAGAAAAGGAAACAGATATTGGTTTCCGGTTCTTCAAGAAATACTGGAACCAGGGTTTTGCAACAGAAACCGCAAGGGCTTGCCTCGACTACGGCTTCAACACACTCGGATTGGAAGAGATCATCGGGCGGGTTTTGGTAGCCAACAAACCTTCAATCAAAGTACTGGAGAAACTTGGCCTGCATTACTGGAAATCTGCGCTTTTCCATGATAAACCAGGCTATTACTACCGCATAGCCAAGCATGAATTCCTGGGGAAGTGATGCAGTTTGCTCCCATGAAAGACTTTGTCTTCGCGAATCCAGGTAATGCCTATACAACCTTGCCGGTTGTTTTACCGTCTGCCATCGGAAATCAAGAAAATGAATAACCGACAAATACCGCTCCTGCCTTGCCTGCTGATGGATGCCATTGGCTATTTCACCTATGCCATTCCATTTTTGGGTGAATTCGGCGACCTGGTCTGGGCTCCTGTTTCCGCCCTCGTCTTCTTCAGGATGTTCGGTGGTTGGAAGGGCGCGCTGGGTGGCGTCTTTAGTCTGGTGGAAGAAATATTACCCTTCACCGACTTCATTCCCACCTTTACGATTACCTGGTTCATTCAATATTTCAACAGGAGAGGAAGCCGGCCCACGCTCCCTGCCAGGCTCACCTGATAGTTCCAAGGTCAACCTATACATAACAGAAAGCCCCGCTGGTCAATACTTAGCGGGGCTTTCTGTTATAAAGAATTCGAATTGCTCCTGTAGTTGGGAAGTTTAGGGCATAAAAAAAGGGGTCTGAATAGACATTCAACCCCGTTTTTAAAATCCAATATCCTATGAAAAACCAATACAATATTAGAGGTTTTCACTTACATACGCAAGTGTTTTTTAAAATCGAGTAAAACTACGTAAGTCAGTTCTTTACCAGTTTCTCGGTGATCACCCTGCCCGTTTCGCGCTGCGTGAGGGTAAGTAGGTAAAACCCTTTTTCCAGGGAGGAAACATCCAGGGTTTGTAAGCCAGGTTGTACAGGAAGGGTAAAGCGTGGCTTGCCCTGATTATCAGTGATCACCATTTCCATTCTCTCCTCTGCACGGATGATCAGCATATTATCAACGGGGTTAGGATAGAAACGGTAACTCAGGTCGCCGGCCAGCACAGTTTGTACCGGACGGGAGTAATGGGTATAGCCCCCTTCCGTTAACCATTTGATGCGGTAAACACTCTTGCCTTTGATGGGCTGCTCATCCAAAAAACTGCCCAACTGGTTATCCATCCGGATCACCGCCAAAGACTCATAGGGCCCATCCGTGGTGGTAGCCCTTTCAATAGCAATATACCCCAAGGGGTTTGCCGATGCTATCTTCCAGCGAAGGGTGAGCTTGCCCCTGCCCTGTTCAGGCGGCTCAAGCTTGATCATTATCGCCCCCGAGGCAGCTGCCAGCAACTGCGGCGAAGGGAATGGTGAAGGTATTGCCTGTGCGAAAGCCCCCCTGAATAGGAAAAGCCCCGCCCATAGCAGGTTCTGGGTTAGTACTGTCATGGTCTTGGTCCGGGAAATGTGGAAAACATGTGAACAAGTATTGTGCCGAAAGATAACGCTCCCTAAAAAATCATATTGGCAGAGGCCTGTTAATCCTTTTTTAAATTGACCTTTAGGACAAATCATCCGCAAATGCCGAGCAGAGAACTATCAGCCAGGAAAAGGATTGCCATGGTGGCACATGATAACAAGAAGAAAGACCTGATCGAATGGGCAGAGTTTAACAAGGTGATCCTGGCAAAGCATGAACTATTGGCGACGGGCACCACCGGCCGCCTGCTGGAAGACCAGCTTGACCGTCCGGTAAAAAAACTATTGAGTGGCCCTTTGGGCGGCGACCAGCAGATAGGGGCGATGATCGCTTCCGGGGAGATCGATATCCTGATCTTCTTTTGGGATCCCATGGAAGCCCAGCCCCATGATAGTGATGTCAAGGCATTGTTGAGGGTGGCCATCGCATGGAACTGCCCGGTTGCCTGTGACCGGTCAACGGCAGATTTCATCCTCACTTCTCCGCTGTTGAACCAGCCCTATTCGGTAAATATCCCTGACTACTCCGGCTACCTCAAAAGGAAAATAGACTAGTCCTGGTATACTAGTCTTACTATTGTTGAGCCTGTTCTGCCTTCGCAATTTCCGCCTTGAGGCTGCGGTCAAAAATGAAGGTCCCAAAAGGTAACAATGCGGCTATAAAGGCCTGGAAGCTCCTGCTGATGGGCCATTTCCTCTCCTGGGCAGCCATATAGACCAGGTACACATAGGCCACGAAAAGGACACCATGGATCCAGCCGGTGAACTTTACAGCCTCCGGTATGCCCGCCTTATATTTCAACGGCATGGCGATCCCTAACAGAAGAAGGAAGGAAACGCCTTCCGCAATGCCGATTTTACTCAACCAGTTCAATGTTTTCGTGGGACCTGCCATAGCTGTGAATTTGAATGGCAAAATTCGACCCCGCTAACATGTTATCCAAATGAATCGCAGGGTATTTCCATTCAACTTTGTTAAACCGGGCCGTTTTCAAACAAGGCTATTGCCCTTTTGCTAAATTGCACCATGCCATTTTCCATTCATGCGCCCTTCCCACCGGCCGGTGACCAGCCGGGTGCCATTCGTCAGTTGACAGAGGGTATCCGTAATGGTGAAAAACACCAGACCCTGCTTGGGGTTACAGGTAGCGGCAAGACCTTTACCATCGCCAATGTGATCCAGAATGTCCAGCGGCCTACACTGGTACTCACCCATAATAAGACACTGGTAGCCCAGCTGTATGGGGAGTTCAGGCAGTTCTTCCCGGATAATGCCGTTGGCTACTTCGTTTCCTATTATGATTACTACCAGCCGGAGGCCTATATGCCGGTTTCGGACACCTATATTGAAAAGGACCTGTCCATTAACGAAGAACTGGATAAACTCAGGCTCCAGGCAACCTCACAACTCCTGAGTGGAAGGCGGGATATCATTGTGGTGGCTTCTGTCAGCTGCATTTACGGTATGGGAAACCCGACCGAATTTGAGAACGG is drawn from Flavihumibacter rivuli and contains these coding sequences:
- a CDS encoding methylglyoxal synthase; the encoded protein is MPSRELSARKRIAMVAHDNKKKDLIEWAEFNKVILAKHELLATGTTGRLLEDQLDRPVKKLLSGPLGGDQQIGAMIASGEIDILIFFWDPMEAQPHDSDVKALLRVAIAWNCPVACDRSTADFILTSPLLNQPYSVNIPDYSGYLKRKID
- a CDS encoding DUF3817 domain-containing protein; protein product: MAGPTKTLNWLSKIGIAEGVSFLLLLGIAMPLKYKAGIPEAVKFTGWIHGVLFVAYVYLVYMAAQERKWPISRSFQAFIAALLPFGTFIFDRSLKAEIAKAEQAQQ
- a CDS encoding GNAT family N-acetyltransferase yields the protein MPVISTNRCILRELGPDDAAALFELNNDPEVLLFTGDEPFASEAAARRFIEEYDQYQKFGYGRWAVIETNSGNFLGWCGLKYHPEEKETDIGFRFFKKYWNQGFATETARACLDYGFNTLGLEEIIGRVLVANKPSIKVLEKLGLHYWKSALFHDKPGYYYRIAKHEFLGK
- a CDS encoding T9SS type A sorting domain-containing protein; the encoded protein is MTVLTQNLLWAGLFLFRGAFAQAIPSPFPSPQLLAAASGAIMIKLEPPEQGRGKLTLRWKIASANPLGYIAIERATTTDGPYESLAVIRMDNQLGSFLDEQPIKGKSVYRIKWLTEGGYTHYSRPVQTVLAGDLSYRFYPNPVDNMLIIRAEERMEMVITDNQGKPRFTLPVQPGLQTLDVSSLEKGFYLLTLTQRETGRVITEKLVKN
- a CDS encoding thioredoxin family protein; the encoded protein is MLRLLMVLALSANAWGISSGWETDFAKAKARANTEQKLILLNFSGSDWCIPCIRLKKEVFNDSLFLQYADEHLLLVNADFPRSKKNQLPKGLEDQNNQLAEHFNPKGSFPLTILMDANEKILKVWEGNPDLSPETFINQIKAYDSH